One Pseudoliparis swirei isolate HS2019 ecotype Mariana Trench chromosome 4, NWPU_hadal_v1, whole genome shotgun sequence genomic window carries:
- the LOC130192739 gene encoding high choriolytic enzyme 2-like yields MLVFSWSLVSLLLVSSSWAEEDVAAIEEDTSRELSVSELLERANRDRNPELDEPVLIQGDIAIKSEADRNADPCTSNGCLWRKWTDGKVYIPYYIANHYSAREQSIITRGLESFSSASCIHFRPYQNGDNEWLSIESRDGCYSFVGRQGGAQTVSLSRQGCLYHGTVQHELLHALGFNHEQTRSDRDSYIRVQWENILDGMAYNFNKIDTLNQGTSYDYGSVMQYEKYAFSKNNRPTMVPIPNSNVPFGQATQMSRNDIDRLNRLYKC; encoded by the exons GAAG ATGTGGCTGCCATTGAAGAGGACACGTCCAGGGAGCTTTCTGTCAGTGAGCTGTTGGAGCGAGCCAACAGAGACCGCA ACCCCGAATTGGACGAGCCTGTCCTGATCCAAGGCGACATCGCTATCAAGTCTGAGGCCGACAGAAACGCCGACCCCTGCACCTCCAATGGCTGTCTGTGGAGAAAGTGGACCGATGGGAAGGTCTACATCCCCTACTACATCGCCAACCACTACT CCGCCCGAGAGCAGTCCATCATCACTCGTGGGCTGGAGTCTTTCTCCTCGGCGTCCTGCATCCATTTCAGACCCTACCAGAACGGAGATAACGAGTGGCTGAGCATCGAGTCCAGGGACGG CTGCTACTCCTTCGTGGGTCGCCAGGGCGGCGCTCAGACTGTGTCTCTGAGCCGCCAGGGATGCCTCTACCACGGCACCGTCCAGCACGAGCTGCTCCACGCCCTGGGCTTCAACCACGAACAGACCCGCTCCGACAGGGACAGCTACATCCGGGTGCAGTGGGAGAACATCCTCGACG GTATGGCGTACAACTTCAACAAGATTGACACCCTGAACCAGGGAACTTCTTATGACTACGGCTCTGTCATGCAATATGAGAA GTACGCCTTCTCCAAGAACAACCGTCCCACCATGGTGCCCATTCCCAACAGCAATGTGCCCTTCGGTCAGGCCACCCAGATGAGCAGGAATGACATCGATAGGCTGAACAGGCTGTACAAGTGCT AA
- the fadd gene encoding protein FADD yields MSGFQFDSLLLNISNQLAQKQLDDMKFLCRGFVGKGKLERITSGIQLFQVLTELRRLAADNTECLSKLLKHIHQRDLSDKLDNFESGAGSSDDQPDAAERANLDLATEVIAENLGKNWRKLGRKLGVTEGKLDSVATNMRHADLDETARELLKVWRKSRRAEARTSDLVAALRACQLVLTAEKVEERLQTP; encoded by the exons ATGAGCGGCTTTCAGTTCGACAGCTTGTTACTGAACATCTCCAACCAGCTGGCCCAGAAGCAGCTGGATGACATGAAGTTCCTGTGCAGAGGTTTTGTCGGGAAAGGGAAGCTGGAGAGGATCACGAGCGGGATACAGCTGTTCCAGGTGCTGACGGAGCTACGCCGACTGGCCGCCGACAATACCGAGTGCCTGTCCAAGCTGCTCAAACACATTCACCAGAGGGACCTCTCGGACAAATTGGACAACTTCGAGAGCGGCGCGGGATCCAGCGACGACCAGCCGGACGCGGCGGAGAGAG CCAACCTGGACCTCGCCACCGAGGTGATCGCAGAGAACCTGGGAAAGAACTGGCGCAAGCTGGGCCGCAAGCTGGGTGTGACCGAAGGCAAGCTGGACTCCGTAGCCACGAACATGAGGCACGCGGATCTCGACGAGACAGCCAGGGAGCTGCTGAAAGTGTGGAGGAAGAGCCGGAGAGCCGAGGCCCGAACGTCCGATCTGGTGGCGGCCCTGAGAGCCTGCCAGCTCGTCCTGACTGCCGAAAAAGTGGAGGAAAGACTTCAAACACCCTGA